The Vespula vulgaris chromosome 2, iyVesVulg1.1, whole genome shotgun sequence genome has a segment encoding these proteins:
- the LOC127072852 gene encoding probable tRNA N6-adenosine threonylcarbamoyltransferase yields the protein MVIAIGFEGSANKLGIGIIRDDEVLSNVRRTYITPPGEGFLPRETAEHHRKCILEVLKEALNNAKISMKEIDVICYTKGPGMGGPLTVAALVARTMAQLYNKPIVAVNHCVGHIEMGRLITGSKNPTVLYVSGGNTQIIAYSRQKYRIFGETIDIAVGNCLDRFARLLMLSNDPSPGYNIEQLAKKGKKLAPLPYVVKGMDVSFSGILSHIEEHLSNWIKNGEYTSEDLCFSLQETVFAMLIEITERAMAHVGANEVLIVGGVGCNERLQEMMSIMCKERNATLYATDERFCIDNGVMIAVAGSLQYKTDGSTPWIETTCIQRYRTDDVHVTWRT from the exons atggTGATTGCTATAGGTTTCGAGGGTAGTGCGAATAAATTAGGTATCGGAATTATACGTGACGATGAGGTTTTATCCAATGTACGACGTACTTACATCACACCACCGGGCGAAG GATTTTTGCCACGTGAAACTGCGGAGCATCATCGAAAATGCATACTCGAGGTTCTCAAGGAAGCATTGAAcaatgcgaaaatttctatgaaaGAGATCGACGTCATATGTTATACAAAAGGGCCAGGAATGGGTGGTCCTTTGACAGTTGCTGCATTAGTGGCTCGTACGATGGCTCAGCTTTATAACAAACCGATTGTGGCGGTTAATCATTGCGTGGGTCATATCGAAATGGGTCGTTTGATTACCGGTAGTAAGAATCCTACCGTGTTATATGTGTCAGGTGGGAATACGCAAATTATTGCATACTCTCGTCaaaaatatcgtatatttGGAGAAACAATAGATATTGCTGTTGGCAATTGTCTAGATCGTTTTGCAAGATTGTTGATGCTTTCCAATGATCCTAGTCCAGGATACAACATTGAACAGCTTGCGAAAAA gggaaagaaattAGCTCCATTGCCATATGTGGTAAAAGGAATGGATGTATCTTTCTCTGGGATATTAAGTCATATCGAGGAACACCTTTCTAATTGGATCAAGAACGGAGAATATACATCCGAAGATTTGTGCTTCTCTTTACAAGAAACAGTTTTTGCCATGCTGATCGAAATCACTG aaagagcGATGGCTCATGTGGGAGCAAACGAGGTATTAATTGTGGGTGGTGTTGGATGTAACGAAAGATTACAAGAAATGATGTCTATCATGTGCAAGGAAAGAAATGCAACATTGTATGCAACTGACGAAAGATTTTGTATTGACAATGGCGTTATGATCGCTGTCGCGGGATCGTTGCAATATAAGACCGATGGTTCTACTCCTTGGATCGAGACTACCTGTATACAAAGGTATAGAACCGACGATGTACACGTTACGTGGAGAACATAA
- the LOC127072841 gene encoding serine/arginine repetitive matrix protein 1 isoform X1, which yields MSRDYDRRRGGSGSSSSKLRMDTSVSQTRPHGESSSKRRELDTVMRKARESQSSYWNKKLLEVEERDPNRWRHSGYKELYVGGTSSGEPSRSHPRSSRSPRPRSPHSPRPRSPRTRSPRSPRERSHTRGRAARSPSTGSTCSDRSCSVCSPKERRRIAPPSRSRSRSITPVRARAHPKEVVPSSSRTLPPRTRPRSPPLPRPRTPPPAPQPPQRHQKDYKALKEKEVKVRRKEKHHSRLPEDPRVPEPIPLMRKPVKVEKTHSSHGAPPMMRQPPDSSPSEDSDSSSTTSHVGPPRMTLSERFGKMAQWSVDRRDMENMRITKDGENAMKVVIEGEERIARLGYESPPPGHYPESLLAQGPRGLECWDDVRVRYDYYKARGYLRDLTLDDYIKWEEWWYKYQEWLEAERFYEQWASSNRSSGGGRKRRGRRNNAAH from the exons ATGTCACGAGACTATGATAGAAGGAGAGGAGGCAGTGGTAGCAGCTCGAGCAAGCTTAGGATGGACACTAGCGTCTCCCAAACTAGACCACACGGTGAAAGTTCGAGCAAACGGAGGGAATTAGATACCGTCATGCGAAAAGCTCGTGAGTCTCAGTCGAGCTATTGGAATAAAAAGCTTTTGGAAGTAGAAGAACGTGATCCGAATAGATGGCGACACAGTGGATATAAAGAACTTTATGTCGGAGGTACGTCGAGTGGAGAACCGAGTAGAAGTCATCCACGTAGTTCAAGAAGCCCTAGACCAAGAAGTCCACACAGCCCACGACCACGTAGCCCTCGTACTAGAAGCCCTAGATCACCGCGAGAACGTTCTCATACAAGAGGAAGAGCTGCGAGAAGTCCTAGTACAGGAAGCACCTGTTCGGACAGATCATGTTCCGTCTGTTCGCCGAAGGAACGTCGTCGTATAGCACCACCGTCTCGTTCGCGTTCAAGATCAATTACACCGGTACGTGCGCGTGCGCATCCTAAAGAGGTTGTGCCTTCGAGTTCGCGTACTCTGCCACCTCGTACTAGACCGAGATCACCACCTTTACCACGTCCGCGAACACCACCCCCCGCACCTCAACCTCCACAAAGACATCAGAAGGATTACAAGgctctaaaagaaaaagaagtcaaGGTTAGACGCAAGGAGAAACATCACAGCAGATTGCCAGAGGATCCAAGAGTTCCTGAACCTATACCATTG atGCGCAAACCtgtaaaagtagaaaagacaCATTCGAGTCATGGAGCACCGCCCATGATGCGTCAACCACCGGACTCTTCGCCTAGTGAAGATAGTGACAGTTCTTCTACAACGTCCCATGTAGGACCACCAAGAATGACGCTATCGGAACg GTTCGGTAAAATGGCTCAGTGGAGCGTAGATCGTAGAGACATGGAAAACATGCGTATCACTAAAGATGGAGAAAATGCTATGAAAGTTGTAATAGAGGGTGAAGAAAGAATCGCTCGATTGGGATACGAATCTCCACCTCCTGGACATTATCCTGAATCATTATTAGCCCAAGGACCAAGAGGTTTAGAATGTTGGGACGATGTACGAGTTCGATACGATTATTACAAAGCAAGAGGATATTTACGAGACCTCACTTTAGACGACTACATCAAATGGGAAGAATGGTGGTATAAATATCAAGAATGGTTAGAGGCGGAACGATTTTACGAACAATGGGCCTCATCTAATCGTTCTTCTGGAGGAGGCCGCAAAAGACGCGGACGGCGAAATAATGCTGCccattaa
- the LOC127072841 gene encoding serine/arginine repetitive matrix protein 2 isoform X2: MSRDYDRRRGGSGSSSSKLRMDTSVSQTRPHGESSSKRRELDTVMRKARTSSGEPSRSHPRSSRSPRPRSPHSPRPRSPRTRSPRSPRERSHTRGRAARSPSTGSTCSDRSCSVCSPKERRRIAPPSRSRSRSITPVRARAHPKEVVPSSSRTLPPRTRPRSPPLPRPRTPPPAPQPPQRHQKDYKALKEKEVKVRRKEKHHSRLPEDPRVPEPIPLMRKPVKVEKTHSSHGAPPMMRQPPDSSPSEDSDSSSTTSHVGPPRMTLSERFGKMAQWSVDRRDMENMRITKDGENAMKVVIEGEERIARLGYESPPPGHYPESLLAQGPRGLECWDDVRVRYDYYKARGYLRDLTLDDYIKWEEWWYKYQEWLEAERFYEQWASSNRSSGGGRKRRGRRNNAAH, encoded by the exons ATGTCACGAGACTATGATAGAAGGAGAGGAGGCAGTGGTAGCAGCTCGAGCAAGCTTAGGATGGACACTAGCGTCTCCCAAACTAGACCACACGGTGAAAGTTCGAGCAAACGGAGGGAATTAGATACCGTCATGCGAAAAGCTC GTACGTCGAGTGGAGAACCGAGTAGAAGTCATCCACGTAGTTCAAGAAGCCCTAGACCAAGAAGTCCACACAGCCCACGACCACGTAGCCCTCGTACTAGAAGCCCTAGATCACCGCGAGAACGTTCTCATACAAGAGGAAGAGCTGCGAGAAGTCCTAGTACAGGAAGCACCTGTTCGGACAGATCATGTTCCGTCTGTTCGCCGAAGGAACGTCGTCGTATAGCACCACCGTCTCGTTCGCGTTCAAGATCAATTACACCGGTACGTGCGCGTGCGCATCCTAAAGAGGTTGTGCCTTCGAGTTCGCGTACTCTGCCACCTCGTACTAGACCGAGATCACCACCTTTACCACGTCCGCGAACACCACCCCCCGCACCTCAACCTCCACAAAGACATCAGAAGGATTACAAGgctctaaaagaaaaagaagtcaaGGTTAGACGCAAGGAGAAACATCACAGCAGATTGCCAGAGGATCCAAGAGTTCCTGAACCTATACCATTG atGCGCAAACCtgtaaaagtagaaaagacaCATTCGAGTCATGGAGCACCGCCCATGATGCGTCAACCACCGGACTCTTCGCCTAGTGAAGATAGTGACAGTTCTTCTACAACGTCCCATGTAGGACCACCAAGAATGACGCTATCGGAACg GTTCGGTAAAATGGCTCAGTGGAGCGTAGATCGTAGAGACATGGAAAACATGCGTATCACTAAAGATGGAGAAAATGCTATGAAAGTTGTAATAGAGGGTGAAGAAAGAATCGCTCGATTGGGATACGAATCTCCACCTCCTGGACATTATCCTGAATCATTATTAGCCCAAGGACCAAGAGGTTTAGAATGTTGGGACGATGTACGAGTTCGATACGATTATTACAAAGCAAGAGGATATTTACGAGACCTCACTTTAGACGACTACATCAAATGGGAAGAATGGTGGTATAAATATCAAGAATGGTTAGAGGCGGAACGATTTTACGAACAATGGGCCTCATCTAATCGTTCTTCTGGAGGAGGCCGCAAAAGACGCGGACGGCGAAATAATGCTGCccattaa
- the LOC127072841 gene encoding 60S ribosomal protein L12 isoform X3, with amino-acid sequence MPPKFDPNEIKKVYLRCVGGEVGATSSLAPKIGPLGLSPKKVGDDIAKATSDWKGLKITVQLTIQNRQATISVVPSAASLVIKALKEPPRDRKRQKNIKHSGNLSFDDIVSIARAMRQRSMSRKLSGTVKEILGTCQSVGCTVEGRPPHDLIDDINNGLLEVPEE; translated from the exons ATGCCTCCCAAATTCGATCCCAATGAAATTAAGAAAG tgTATTTGAGATGCGTTGGTGGTGAAGTTGGAGCAACTTCATCTCTTGCTCCAAAAATTGGTCCTCTTGGTTTG TCACCTAAAAAAGTTGGTGATGATATTGCCAAAGCTACCAGCGATTGGAAGGGTCTAAAAATTACCGTACAACTCACAATTCAAAATAGGCAAGCTACTATCTCTGTAGTTCCATCTGCTGCTTCTTTAGTTATCAAAGCGCTCAAGGAACCaccgagagatagaaaaaggcaGAAGAATATTAAGCATAGTGGAAATTTATCGTTCGATGATATAGTTTCTATTGCTCGTGCCATGAGACAAAGATCAATGTCTAGAAAATTAAGCGGTACTGTGAAAGAAATTCTTGGCACATGTCAGTCTGTTGGTTGTACCGTAGAAGGCAGGCCTCCTCATGATCTTATTGATGATATCAATAATGGATTATTAGAAGTTCCAGAAGAATGA
- the LOC127072861 gene encoding derlin-1, producing MSDVRDWFNSLPIFTRYWLLFTVSLSLIGRFGFVHSSTFVLSYDRFINNFEIWRPITSVLYYPMSPGGFHFLINLYFLYNYSLRLERGEYDGRPADYCYMLLFNWLCCVILGFINGFKLLMDPMVLSVLYVWCQLNKDAIVNFWLGTRFKAMYLPWVLFGFNMVINGGGMMELYGILIGHIYVFLKFKYPQELGGREWLVTPKILESYFPPQRGGIRWFGNVPTQRPDGQQQARNVFGGHNWGRGHVLGQ from the exons ATGTCAGACGTGAGAGACTGGTTCAATTCGTTACCAATATTTACAAGATATTGGTTATTGTTTACGGTTAGTTTGTCATTAATCGGTAGATTTGGTTTTGTGCATTCATCCACATTTGTGTTGTCCTATGATcgatttataaacaattttgaaatttgGAGGCCAATTACTAGTGTCCTTTATTATCCTATGAGCCCGGGAGGATTtcattttttgattaatttgtattttctctATAATTACTCCTTGAGATTGGAACGTGGAGAATATGATGGAAGACCAGCAGATTATTGCTACATGCTATTGTTCAATTGGTTATGTTGCGTTATATTAGGATTCATCAATGGTTTTAAATTGCTTATGGATCCTATGGTATTGAGTGTATTGTACGTATGGTGTCAACTGAACAAAGATGCTATCGTTAATTTTTGGTTAG GTACAAGATTTAAAGCGATGTATTTGCCTTGGGTATTATTTGGATTTAATATGGTCATTAATGGTGGTGGTATGATGGAGCTCTATGGTATATTAATTGgtcatatctatgtatttctCAAATTTAAATACCCTCAAGAGCTTGGAGGCAGAGAATGGCTCGTTACACCCAAAATTTTGGAGTCATATTTTCCTCCTCAAAGAGGTGGAATTCGATGGTTTGGCAATGTACCCACGCAAAGGCCTGATGGACAACAACAAGCTAGAAATGTATTCGGTGGTCATAACTGGGGAAGAGGACATGTATTGGGACagtag
- the LOC127072855 gene encoding translocon-associated protein subunit alpha isoform X2: MKRFSFFLLLAIPLIILSANRGSGIAYAQEDENIDDIVDVESEDNTVIAEDELEEETVNASTDADTTILFTKPIHNALSTLELPAGNLVEFLVGFTNKGENDFVLESLDASFRYAMDFNFYIQNFSTYTFNRVVKPKHEATLAYSFVPSETFAGRPFGLNVNLNYRDANGVGYNEAVYNETVQVIELDDGLDGETVFLYVFLAACVILTLVGGQQLLSSFGRKSRSSTTRKAPIEMGTSNPNNVDYDWLPKETLNTLNKSPRTPKQKTKQRKGKRTSPTMSGTENHSNNLNNL, translated from the exons ATGAAGAGATtcagtttttttctcttattagcCATTCCTCTTATCATTTTAAGTGCGAACAGAG GATCTGGCATAGCTTATGCTcaagaagatgaaaatattgatGATATAGTAGATGTAGAAAGTGAAGACAATACAGTTATCGCAGAGGATGAACTTGAAGAAGAAACAGTAAATGCTTCGACCGATGCAGACACAACCATTTTGTTTACTAAACCTATCCATAATGCGTTATCTACCCTTg agCTACCAGCTGGAAATTTGGTAGAATTTCTCGTTGGTTTCACTAATAAAGGTGAAAATGATTTCGTTTTGGAATCATTGGATGCCTCATTTCGTTATGCCATGGATTTTAACTTCTACATTCAAAACTTCTCTACATACACATTTAATAGAGTAGTAAAACCTAAACACGAAGCAACATTGGCATATTCTTTTGTACCTTCTGAAACATTTGCAGGAAGACCATTTGGACTCAATGTCAATCTTAATTATAGAGATGCG aaTGGAGTTGGCTATAACGAAGCGGTTTATAATGAAACAGTACAAGTCATAGAATTAGATGACGGATTGGATGGAGAGACCGTGTTTCTTTATGTATTCCTTGCTGCATGTGTAATACTGACTTTAGTTGGTGGACAACAACTCCTTTCGTCTTTTGGTCGCAAATCTCGTTCTTCCACAACACGCAAAGCACCTATAGAGATGGGAACATCTAATCCTAATAATGTAGATTATGATTGGTTACCAAAGGAAACTCTTAATACACTCA ATAAGTCCCCCAGAACACCAAAACAAAAAACcaagcaaagaaaaggaaagcgGACATCTCCAACAATGTCTGGAACAGAAAATCACTCAAATAATctgaataatttatga
- the LOC127072855 gene encoding translocon-associated protein subunit alpha isoform X1, whose translation MKRFSFFLLLAIPLIILSANRGSGIAYAQEDENIDDIVDVESEDNTVIAEDELEEETVNASTDADTTILFTKPIHNALSTLELPAGNLVEFLVGFTNKGENDFVLESLDASFRYAMDFNFYIQNFSTYTFNRVVKPKHEATLAYSFVPSETFAGRPFGLNVNLNYRDANGVGYNEAVYNETVQVIELDDGLDGETVFLYVFLAACVILTLVGGQQLLSSFGRKSRSSTTRKAPIEMGTSNPNNVDYDWLPKETLNTLSKYRSTGSRNKSSETLNPPRPFNDVKERNVMYKKNKHRH comes from the exons ATGAAGAGATtcagtttttttctcttattagcCATTCCTCTTATCATTTTAAGTGCGAACAGAG GATCTGGCATAGCTTATGCTcaagaagatgaaaatattgatGATATAGTAGATGTAGAAAGTGAAGACAATACAGTTATCGCAGAGGATGAACTTGAAGAAGAAACAGTAAATGCTTCGACCGATGCAGACACAACCATTTTGTTTACTAAACCTATCCATAATGCGTTATCTACCCTTg agCTACCAGCTGGAAATTTGGTAGAATTTCTCGTTGGTTTCACTAATAAAGGTGAAAATGATTTCGTTTTGGAATCATTGGATGCCTCATTTCGTTATGCCATGGATTTTAACTTCTACATTCAAAACTTCTCTACATACACATTTAATAGAGTAGTAAAACCTAAACACGAAGCAACATTGGCATATTCTTTTGTACCTTCTGAAACATTTGCAGGAAGACCATTTGGACTCAATGTCAATCTTAATTATAGAGATGCG aaTGGAGTTGGCTATAACGAAGCGGTTTATAATGAAACAGTACAAGTCATAGAATTAGATGACGGATTGGATGGAGAGACCGTGTTTCTTTATGTATTCCTTGCTGCATGTGTAATACTGACTTTAGTTGGTGGACAACAACTCCTTTCGTCTTTTGGTCGCAAATCTCGTTCTTCCACAACACGCAAAGCACCTATAGAGATGGGAACATCTAATCCTAATAATGTAGATTATGATTGGTTACCAAAGGAAACTCTTAATACACTCAGTAAGTACAGGAGTACAGGATCACGCAATAAATCATCTGAAACTTTGAATCCTCCACGTCCTTTCAATGAtgtcaaagaaagaaatgtgatgtacaaaaagaataaacataGACATTAA